One Bombus pyrosoma isolate SC7728 linkage group LG9, ASM1482585v1, whole genome shotgun sequence genomic window carries:
- the LOC122570482 gene encoding uncharacterized protein LOC122570482, whose amino-acid sequence MFPLRLMSGLVSYSRQGHRTAPVKESIAPFQTSSDGFVPTLIPARFQWPRIRFASNVCYFIFVGYLFDRTTIISDKSFAIVEETMEVCLTRQMHLTMHQRTHLRLCFSFVQSSKRSADTNNG is encoded by the exons ATGTTTCCTCTCAGGCTGATGTCCGGCCTTGTGAGTTATTCTCGTCAAGGTCATCGGACCGCCCCGGTTAAAGAGTCCATTGCCCCTTTTCAGACTAGTTCCGACGGCTTTGTTCCAACATTGATTCCAGCTCGATTCCAG TGGCCAAGAATTCGCTTCGCCTCCAACGTCTGCTATTTCATATTTGTCGGatatttattcgatcgaaCAACAATAATCTCCGATAAATCATTCGCTATCGTCGAAGAAACAATGGAAGTCTGTTTGACGAGGCAGATGCACCTCACGATGCACCAGAGGACGCACCTGCGACTATGCTTTTCGTTTGTGCAATCTTCGAAGCGAAG TGCTGATACTAACAATGGCTGA
- the LOC122570479 gene encoding protein phosphatase Slingshot homolog 2 isoform X3, translating to MFYLLRPEETLKMAVKLESVHPGRTRYLVVVSCTGRQDAEESCLLGIDCHARATVGLVLRVLADTAITLDGDGGFSVSVCGSQHIFKPVSVQAMWSALQTLHKVSSKAREQNYFLGGLSHDWVSYYEQRIESDRSCLNEWHTMDNLESRRPPSPDSVRTKPRERDETERVIRSTLKEIMMSVDLDEVTSKYIRGRLEEDLDMDLGEFKPFIDQEMLTILGQMDAPTEIFDHVYLGSEWNASNLEELQKNGVRHILNVTREIDNFFPGMFTYLNVRVYDDEKTDLLKHWDDTFKYITKAKKEGSKVLVHCKMGVSRSASVVIAYAMKAYNWDFSQAWKHVKEKRNCIKPNNSFLLQLETYQGILDAMKNKEKLQRSKSDTNLKSPTSTKDQSKKEEKSGNVDNDLQTVSGFELKKTSQRPKSWSPNVKISETMLPSVPLSQSLESIDKTGSTEVTREDLLRSNNQKTSMSQEARNVLMPCGNGQSYSVSQNKIVHLPGPSPDTPTVKKRISKLETQQGQRRKGLVLNLTNQFESVSSKPSSPSSDSDGGKPLPQSPISELNENGLGMQKPSSEASSTVAVKQSVWDPGEKQSKRTEVGSNSECLVWTASSSDATCTNSCSNAKTNREVSAESECIATTAATTTTTTTTVYPGTLTRKTKKDGDPFSTHVDRVFDREERQGEPVTRDSPSRQSSWSSYDSAVVLDNNSVHSSWATLPSRNSSWGSYDMRPSDLLGPSGLFPYDKEEIPWHPGTVKRTKQKLEENTSSGTVKRVCTQNSDTEEKDRLPVEEESYNPVLLHHTASPTPRRRDSSPSQEHGLKVDPARNSPSPIRGIDITPASIRQIGRLSTSAPAPSSLSSDSDLPLSLRSCRSESETSSPCVVNTTQCLSVKQHKMVLENLSNKSIFNKRCLSVDDSPDAECPRSTSGIVKNLKKEFEAKSTKPEKSPENSFENDSPITVCRPKRDVKIRSLPSSPVIPHNESKIQAPSEIKEKEKSSVDSMTAATQDNLEDRSVRVLVGKYEVKPESRKSSEIQLRVHKDKDWESMDSQHSNKSKIGVEYSRRSAPIMINNHSSAPLFNEAPEAPGRPPVPSAGVVAASKKQQQHGRTHPLARLQVRPRHSSPVYNTM from the exons GTCGGCCTTGCAGACGTTGCACAAAGTGTCGAGTAAGGCACGCGAACAGAACTACTTCCTGGGTGGGCTGTCACACGACTGGGTCAGTTACTATGAGCAACGAATCGAGAGCGATCGCTCGTGTCTTAACGAGTGGCATACTATGGACAACCTGGAATCTCGAAGACCACCGTCGCCGGACAGCGTACGCACCAA ACCCAGAGAAAGGGACGAGACTGAGCGCGTGATCCGATCGACGTTGAAGGAGATCATGATGTCCGTGGACCTCGACGAGGTAACCTCGAAGTACATTCGAGGTCGTCTCGAGGAAGACCTCGACATGGATCTCGGGGAGTTTAAGCCATTCATCGATCAGGAGATGCTCACCATTCTGGGTCAGATGGACGCGCCGACTGAAATATTTGACCACGTTTATCTAGGAAGCGAGTGGAACGCAAGCAACTTGGAGGAGCTCCAGAAGAATGG TGTCAGGCATATCCTGAACGTAACTCGAGAGATCGACAACTTCTTCCCCGGGATGTTCACGTATTTGAACGTACGCGTGTATGACGACGAAAAGACCGATCTGCTGAAGCACTGGGACGATACGTTCAAATACATCACGAAGGCAAAGAAAGAAGGTTCGAAAGTGCTGGTGCACTGTAAAATGGGAGTGTCGAGATCTGCCTCGGTAGTGATCGCGTACGCGATGAAAGCGTATAACTGGGACTTCTCTCAAGCCTGGAAGCACGTCAAAGAGAAACGGAACTGCATCAAACCTAACAACAGCTTCCTGCTGCAACTGGAGACCTATCAGGGTATACTGGACGCGATGAAAAACAAAGAGAAGCTTCAGAGGTCCAAGTCGGATACGAACTTGAAGTCTCCTACGTCGACGAAAGATCAGtcgaagaaagaggaaaagtcTGGCAACGTGGACAATGATTTGCAAACTGTATCGGgctttgaattaaaaaagacCAGCCAGAGGCCGAAAAGTTGGTCGCCGAATGTGAAAATTAGCGAAACCATGTTGCCTTCTG TTCCTCTTTCGCAGTCCCTGGAAAGCATCGATAAGACAGGAAGCACGGAAGTGACCAGAGAAGATCTGCTACGTTCCAACAACCAGAAGACCAGTATGTCGCAAGAAGCTCGAAACGTTTTGATGCCATGTGGCAACGGACAATCCTACAGCGTATCTCAAAACAAAATCGTCCACCTACCAGGTCCCTCGCCAGACACTCCGACCGTGAAGAAACGAATTAGCAAGTTAGAAACGCAGCAGGGTCAAAGGAGGAAAGGATTGGTGCTGAACCTGACGAATCAATTCGAATCAGTCAGCAGCAAGCCATCTTCTCCGAGTTCTGATTCGGACGGCGGGAAACCGTTGCCACAGAGTCCTATCTCTGAACTAAACGAGAACGGACTCGGTATGCAGAAGCCTTCGTCGGAAGCTTCGTCTACGGTGGCAGTGAAGCAAAGCGTGTGGGATCCCGGCGAGAAACAAAGCAAGAGAACGGAAGTCGGTAGTAATAGTGAATGTCTAGTCTGGACTGCATCATCGTCCGATGCAACATGTACCAATTCGTGTAGTAACGCTAAGACTAACAGAGAAGTGAGTGCGGAGAGTGAGTGTATCGCGACGACCGCGGCGAccacgacaacgacaacgacgacagTGTATCCTGGTACGTTAACGCGAAAGACCAAGAAGGACGGTGACCCGTTTAGTACTCACGTTGACCGAGTGTTCGATCGTGAAGAAAGGCAAGGCGAGCCGGTTACGAGAGACTCTCCGAGCCGACAGAGCTCATGGAGCAGTTACGACAGTGCCGTAGTCCTCGACAACAATTCGGTGCACAGCTCCTGGGCCACGTTACCGTCGAGGAACAGTTCTTGGGGCTCGTACGACATGCGGCCTTCGGATCTGCTCGGACCCAGTGGCCTCTTCCCTTACGACAAGGAGGAGATACCTTGGCACCCAGGCACAGTGAAACGTACCAAACAAAAGCTCGAGGAGAACACCAGCTCAGGGACGGTGAAACGCGTGTGCACGCAAAACTCCGACAcagaagagaaagacagaTTACCAGTTGAGGAAGAATCGTACAATCCGGTACTTCTTCACCATACCGCGTCGCCAACGCCACGAAGGAGGGATTCGTCGCCTAGCCAGGAACACGGTTTGAAAGTGGATCCTGCTAGAAATTCTCCAAGTCCTATCAGAGGAATAGATATCACACCAGCGTCGATTCGTCAAATTGGAAGACTATCGACGAGCGCTCCGGCGCcatcttctctctcttcggACTCGGACTTACCCCTATCCTTGAGATCCTGCAGGTCAGAGAGCGAAACATCCAGCCCGTGCGTGGTCAACACTACTCAGTGTCTTTCGGTGAAGCAACACAAGATGGTGTTGGAGAACCTGAGTAACAAATCTATATTTAACAAACGTTGTCTGTCGGTAGACGACTCGCCAGACGCCGAGTGTCCACGAAGTACCTCCGGTATCGTAAAGAATCTCAAGAAGGAATTCGAGGCGAAGTCGACGAAGCCGGAAAAGAGTCCGGAGAACAGCTTCGAGAACGACTCGCCGATTACCGTCTGTCGACCGAAAAGGGACGTGAAGATCAGAAGTTTGCCCTCCTCACCGGTGATTCCCCACAACGAATCGAAGATTCAAGCCCCGTCCGAgatcaaagagaaagagaagtcGAGCGTCGACTCGATGACGGCTGCTACACAGGACAACTTGGAAGACAGGTCGGTGAGAGTTTTGGTTGGTAAGTACGAGGTGAAGCCCGAGTCCAGGAAGTCCTCGGAGATCCAGCTGCGTGTGCACAAAGACAAGGATTGGGAGTCGATGGACTCACAACACAGCAATAAGTCGAAAATTGGTGTAGAATATAGTAGGAGGTCTGCACCGATCATGATTAACAATCATTCATCTGCTCCTCTGTTCAATGAAGCGCCGGAAGCACCTGGCAGGCCACCAGTCCCATCGGCTGGTGTTGTGGCAGCTAGTAAGAAGCAGCAACAGCACGGCAGGACGCATCCTCTTGCCAGGCTGCAGGTCAGGCCTAGGCACAGCAGTCCGGTATACAACACCatgtaa
- the LOC122570479 gene encoding protein phosphatase Slingshot homolog 2 isoform X4, with translation MWSALQTLHKVSSKAREQNYFLGGLSHDWVSYYEQRIESDRSCLNEWHTMDNLESRRPPSPDSVRTKPRERDETERVIRSTLKEIMMSVDLDEVTSKYIRGRLEEDLDMDLGEFKPFIDQEMLTILGQMDAPTEIFDHVYLGSEWNASNLEELQKNGVRHILNVTREIDNFFPGMFTYLNVRVYDDEKTDLLKHWDDTFKYITKAKKEGSKVLVHCKMGVSRSASVVIAYAMKAYNWDFSQAWKHVKEKRNCIKPNNSFLLQLETYQGILDAMKNKEKLQRSKSDTNLKSPTSTKDQSKKEEKSGNVDNDLQTVSGFELKKTSQRPKSWSPNVKISETMLPSVPLSQSLESIDKTGSTEVTREDLLRSNNQKTSMSQEARNVLMPCGNGQSYSVSQNKIVHLPGPSPDTPTVKKRISKLETQQGQRRKGLVLNLTNQFESVSSKPSSPSSDSDGGKPLPQSPISELNENGLGMQKPSSEASSTVAVKQSVWDPGEKQSKRTEVGSNSECLVWTASSSDATCTNSCSNAKTNREVSAESECIATTAATTTTTTTTVYPGTLTRKTKKDGDPFSTHVDRVFDREERQGEPVTRDSPSRQSSWSSYDSAVVLDNNSVHSSWATLPSRNSSWGSYDMRPSDLLGPSGLFPYDKEEIPWHPGTVKRTKQKLEENTSSGTVKRVCTQNSDTEEKDRLPVEEESYNPVLLHHTASPTPRRRDSSPSQEHGLKVDPARNSPSPIRGIDITPASIRQIGRLSTSAPAPSSLSSDSDLPLSLRSCRSESETSSPCVVNTTQCLSVKQHKMVLENLSNKSIFNKRCLSVDDSPDAECPRSTSGIVKNLKKEFEAKSTKPEKSPENSFENDSPITVCRPKRDVKIRSLPSSPVIPHNESKIQAPSEIKEKEKSSVDSMTAATQDNLEDRSVRVLVGKYEVKPESRKSSEIQLRVHKDKDWESMDSQHSNKSKIGVEYSRRSAPIMINNHSSAPLFNEAPEAPGRPPVPSAGVVAASKKQQQHGRTHPLARLQVRPRHSSPVYNTM, from the exons GTCGGCCTTGCAGACGTTGCACAAAGTGTCGAGTAAGGCACGCGAACAGAACTACTTCCTGGGTGGGCTGTCACACGACTGGGTCAGTTACTATGAGCAACGAATCGAGAGCGATCGCTCGTGTCTTAACGAGTGGCATACTATGGACAACCTGGAATCTCGAAGACCACCGTCGCCGGACAGCGTACGCACCAA ACCCAGAGAAAGGGACGAGACTGAGCGCGTGATCCGATCGACGTTGAAGGAGATCATGATGTCCGTGGACCTCGACGAGGTAACCTCGAAGTACATTCGAGGTCGTCTCGAGGAAGACCTCGACATGGATCTCGGGGAGTTTAAGCCATTCATCGATCAGGAGATGCTCACCATTCTGGGTCAGATGGACGCGCCGACTGAAATATTTGACCACGTTTATCTAGGAAGCGAGTGGAACGCAAGCAACTTGGAGGAGCTCCAGAAGAATGG TGTCAGGCATATCCTGAACGTAACTCGAGAGATCGACAACTTCTTCCCCGGGATGTTCACGTATTTGAACGTACGCGTGTATGACGACGAAAAGACCGATCTGCTGAAGCACTGGGACGATACGTTCAAATACATCACGAAGGCAAAGAAAGAAGGTTCGAAAGTGCTGGTGCACTGTAAAATGGGAGTGTCGAGATCTGCCTCGGTAGTGATCGCGTACGCGATGAAAGCGTATAACTGGGACTTCTCTCAAGCCTGGAAGCACGTCAAAGAGAAACGGAACTGCATCAAACCTAACAACAGCTTCCTGCTGCAACTGGAGACCTATCAGGGTATACTGGACGCGATGAAAAACAAAGAGAAGCTTCAGAGGTCCAAGTCGGATACGAACTTGAAGTCTCCTACGTCGACGAAAGATCAGtcgaagaaagaggaaaagtcTGGCAACGTGGACAATGATTTGCAAACTGTATCGGgctttgaattaaaaaagacCAGCCAGAGGCCGAAAAGTTGGTCGCCGAATGTGAAAATTAGCGAAACCATGTTGCCTTCTG TTCCTCTTTCGCAGTCCCTGGAAAGCATCGATAAGACAGGAAGCACGGAAGTGACCAGAGAAGATCTGCTACGTTCCAACAACCAGAAGACCAGTATGTCGCAAGAAGCTCGAAACGTTTTGATGCCATGTGGCAACGGACAATCCTACAGCGTATCTCAAAACAAAATCGTCCACCTACCAGGTCCCTCGCCAGACACTCCGACCGTGAAGAAACGAATTAGCAAGTTAGAAACGCAGCAGGGTCAAAGGAGGAAAGGATTGGTGCTGAACCTGACGAATCAATTCGAATCAGTCAGCAGCAAGCCATCTTCTCCGAGTTCTGATTCGGACGGCGGGAAACCGTTGCCACAGAGTCCTATCTCTGAACTAAACGAGAACGGACTCGGTATGCAGAAGCCTTCGTCGGAAGCTTCGTCTACGGTGGCAGTGAAGCAAAGCGTGTGGGATCCCGGCGAGAAACAAAGCAAGAGAACGGAAGTCGGTAGTAATAGTGAATGTCTAGTCTGGACTGCATCATCGTCCGATGCAACATGTACCAATTCGTGTAGTAACGCTAAGACTAACAGAGAAGTGAGTGCGGAGAGTGAGTGTATCGCGACGACCGCGGCGAccacgacaacgacaacgacgacagTGTATCCTGGTACGTTAACGCGAAAGACCAAGAAGGACGGTGACCCGTTTAGTACTCACGTTGACCGAGTGTTCGATCGTGAAGAAAGGCAAGGCGAGCCGGTTACGAGAGACTCTCCGAGCCGACAGAGCTCATGGAGCAGTTACGACAGTGCCGTAGTCCTCGACAACAATTCGGTGCACAGCTCCTGGGCCACGTTACCGTCGAGGAACAGTTCTTGGGGCTCGTACGACATGCGGCCTTCGGATCTGCTCGGACCCAGTGGCCTCTTCCCTTACGACAAGGAGGAGATACCTTGGCACCCAGGCACAGTGAAACGTACCAAACAAAAGCTCGAGGAGAACACCAGCTCAGGGACGGTGAAACGCGTGTGCACGCAAAACTCCGACAcagaagagaaagacagaTTACCAGTTGAGGAAGAATCGTACAATCCGGTACTTCTTCACCATACCGCGTCGCCAACGCCACGAAGGAGGGATTCGTCGCCTAGCCAGGAACACGGTTTGAAAGTGGATCCTGCTAGAAATTCTCCAAGTCCTATCAGAGGAATAGATATCACACCAGCGTCGATTCGTCAAATTGGAAGACTATCGACGAGCGCTCCGGCGCcatcttctctctcttcggACTCGGACTTACCCCTATCCTTGAGATCCTGCAGGTCAGAGAGCGAAACATCCAGCCCGTGCGTGGTCAACACTACTCAGTGTCTTTCGGTGAAGCAACACAAGATGGTGTTGGAGAACCTGAGTAACAAATCTATATTTAACAAACGTTGTCTGTCGGTAGACGACTCGCCAGACGCCGAGTGTCCACGAAGTACCTCCGGTATCGTAAAGAATCTCAAGAAGGAATTCGAGGCGAAGTCGACGAAGCCGGAAAAGAGTCCGGAGAACAGCTTCGAGAACGACTCGCCGATTACCGTCTGTCGACCGAAAAGGGACGTGAAGATCAGAAGTTTGCCCTCCTCACCGGTGATTCCCCACAACGAATCGAAGATTCAAGCCCCGTCCGAgatcaaagagaaagagaagtcGAGCGTCGACTCGATGACGGCTGCTACACAGGACAACTTGGAAGACAGGTCGGTGAGAGTTTTGGTTGGTAAGTACGAGGTGAAGCCCGAGTCCAGGAAGTCCTCGGAGATCCAGCTGCGTGTGCACAAAGACAAGGATTGGGAGTCGATGGACTCACAACACAGCAATAAGTCGAAAATTGGTGTAGAATATAGTAGGAGGTCTGCACCGATCATGATTAACAATCATTCATCTGCTCCTCTGTTCAATGAAGCGCCGGAAGCACCTGGCAGGCCACCAGTCCCATCGGCTGGTGTTGTGGCAGCTAGTAAGAAGCAGCAACAGCACGGCAGGACGCATCCTCTTGCCAGGCTGCAGGTCAGGCCTAGGCACAGCAGTCCGGTATACAACACCatgtaa